In one window of Ruminococcus albus AD2013 DNA:
- a CDS encoding preprotein translocase subunit SecD, with translation MRKITKPVFFIVLLLILGFAYLTYAGIHYYYGDIRHSYIKGIDEIRWGIDIQGGVNATFEPELNGDQETTTDEMDAVTEKEITKDDMDAAKATIEQRLVGLNITDSEVYADYTKHRIMVSFPWQSGEENFDPSEAISELGDTAQLVFAKGTEQPANLEDPNVVLTGNDVKKAEARQYQDENTGNVSWVVSLELNEKGKQAFADATTELAGSGQISIWMDDNNISAPSVNEPILDGKCQISGNFTYESAKNLADKINAGALPFNLRSTSTNIISATLGEGAKRAMAIAGVIAFIMVAIYMIIVYRLPGFVASIALLGQAAGSLACISGFFPNLESFTLTIPGIAGIILAIGMGVDANVIVSERIKEELNNGKTLNGAIELGYKRAWAAVFDGNITVVFVAVILMGAFGPTDSVFGTLLKPLFMAFGASTAGTIYSLGYTLLVGIILNFFFGIFCSRLMLSSLSKFKAFKKRKLYGGVDKND, from the coding sequence GTGCGAAAGATCACAAAACCCGTCTTTTTCATCGTACTGCTCCTCATTCTCGGTTTTGCTTACCTGACATATGCCGGTATCCACTATTATTACGGCGATATCAGACACAGCTACATCAAGGGCATTGACGAGATACGCTGGGGTATCGATATCCAGGGCGGCGTTAATGCTACATTTGAGCCTGAGTTGAATGGGGATCAGGAAACAACCACCGACGAAATGGACGCAGTAACGGAAAAAGAAATAACAAAGGACGACATGGATGCTGCAAAGGCTACTATTGAGCAGAGACTTGTCGGTCTGAATATCACAGACAGTGAGGTGTATGCTGATTACACCAAGCACCGTATAATGGTGTCGTTCCCATGGCAGTCCGGTGAGGAGAATTTTGACCCCTCCGAGGCTATTTCAGAACTCGGTGATACTGCTCAGCTGGTGTTTGCAAAGGGCACAGAGCAGCCTGCAAATCTTGAAGATCCTAACGTTGTGCTCACAGGTAATGACGTTAAAAAGGCTGAGGCACGTCAGTATCAGGATGAGAATACAGGTAATGTCTCCTGGGTAGTATCCCTCGAACTGAATGAAAAGGGTAAACAGGCTTTTGCCGATGCAACTACTGAACTGGCTGGCAGCGGTCAGATATCTATCTGGATGGACGATAATAATATATCTGCCCCCAGTGTAAATGAGCCTATACTCGACGGTAAATGTCAGATCTCGGGTAACTTTACCTATGAGTCTGCAAAGAACCTGGCTGATAAGATCAACGCAGGTGCGCTGCCTTTCAACCTTCGTTCTACAAGCACCAACATAATCTCGGCTACACTGGGTGAGGGTGCAAAGAGAGCAATGGCTATCGCAGGCGTTATCGCTTTCATTATGGTAGCGATCTATATGATCATCGTTTACAGACTTCCCGGATTTGTTGCTTCGATCGCTCTTCTGGGTCAGGCTGCGGGTTCTCTTGCCTGCATAAGCGGCTTCTTCCCCAACCTGGAAAGCTTCACACTGACTATACCCGGTATCGCAGGTATTATACTGGCTATCGGTATGGGCGTTGATGCTAACGTTATCGTATCTGAGCGTATCAAGGAAGAACTTAATAACGGCAAGACCCTTAACGGCGCTATCGAACTTGGTTACAAGCGTGCGTGGGCTGCCGTATTCGACGGCAACATCACCGTTGTATTCGTTGCAGTAATACTTATGGGCGCATTCGGTCCTACCGACAGCGTATTCGGCACACTGCTGAAGCCCCTGTTCATGGCATTCGGTGCATCCACAGCGGGTACTATCTACTCACTGGGCTACACTCTGCTGGTAGGTATCATACTGAACTTCTTCTTCGGTATTTTCTGTTCAAGACTGATGCTTTCTTCACTTTCCAAGTTCAAGGCATTCAAGAAGCGCAAGCTGTACGGAGGTGTTGATAAGAATGACTAA
- a CDS encoding helix-turn-helix domain-containing protein, with the protein MDQVKIGAFLKQLRNEKGLSQENLAEVFGVSSRSVSRWENGRTMPDISIIIELADYYDIDIRELLNGERKSEDMNKDMKETLTMVADYTDKQKKQAILRGMILFGSEMLCCGYTVAILLLMSGGTKLPMWMIAVPLLLMAVFSFMLVMNAKEHVRRLQQDERKEYK; encoded by the coding sequence ATGGATCAGGTAAAGATCGGAGCATTTCTGAAACAGCTGAGGAATGAGAAAGGACTTTCGCAGGAGAATCTTGCCGAGGTATTCGGTGTTTCTTCAAGGTCTGTTTCAAGATGGGAAAACGGAAGAACTATGCCGGATATCAGCATTATTATCGAACTGGCTGACTATTACGATATCGATATCCGTGAACTGCTTAACGGCGAAAGGAAGAGTGAGGACATGAACAAGGATATGAAAGAGACCCTGACAATGGTGGCGGATTACACCGACAAACAGAAAAAGCAGGCTATACTCAGGGGCATGATACTATTCGGTTCGGAGATGCTGTGCTGCGGATACACTGTGGCTATACTTTTGCTGATGTCGGGCGGTACAAAACTCCCGATGTGGATGATAGCTGTTCCTCTTTTACTTATGGCTGTATTTTCATTTATGCTTGTGATGAATGCAAAAGAACATGTCCGCAGGTTACAGCAGGATGAGCGCAAGGAATATAAATAA
- a CDS encoding prepilin-type N-terminal cleavage/methylation domain-containing protein, with the protein MKNSNKKGFTLVELVVVIAIIGVLAAILVPSMMGYVKKSRLKTANGNAKTAYNAVAEYLADQETQGLIASASEATAKQSAEDELSTNGEGSGEVAVQFADDMTVANPEFTVQWHRAAGDEIVGQYPDPAYEVADTPTYKTFKPA; encoded by the coding sequence ATGAAAAATTCAAACAAAAAGGGCTTCACTCTGGTTGAACTGGTAGTAGTTATTGCGATCATCGGCGTGCTCGCAGCAATTCTCGTTCCTAGCATGATGGGCTATGTTAAGAAGTCCAGACTGAAGACCGCTAATGGTAATGCAAAGACCGCTTACAATGCAGTTGCTGAGTACCTGGCTGATCAGGAGACACAGGGCCTGATCGCTTCTGCTTCTGAGGCTACCGCTAAGCAGTCTGCTGAAGATGAGCTTTCTACAAATGGCGAAGGTTCTGGTGAAGTAGCTGTTCAGTTTGCTGACGATATGACAGTTGCAAATCCTGAGTTCACTGTTCAGTGGCATAGAGCTGCAGGCGACGAGATTGTCGGTCAGTATCCCGATCCCGCTTATGAGGTCGCAGATACTCCTACCTATAAGACATTCAAGCCTGCATAA
- a CDS encoding glycosyl hydrolase family 28-related protein has product MMKIFVNKALVLLTAAAILLSGAAAGVSVRAYAYNYDKITGAKNVTGFRSVKYKKVITINAVDNFGADKTGRKNTSSQLQKALDHARDNASDTVQVKVVIPAGNYLVNKTLFVYSNTYISMKGAVLKKAASTGGCLLRNAQPRKLGGYRDARNIIIEGGCFDGNVGANYQNFCNVRFGHMNNLMLKNVSFKSNLNAHHLELGGVKDVTITDCDFSDYRGTYIKEAIQFDIMNNANVFSGFEPFDDATCENVVVRGNTFRNVMRGIGSHSATLGKYYKDFIIENNTFNNITDCAILMQSYKNITVSGNNMNNVGSGIIVRNMSPSDSNAGYYDPVDSGDPKLNNDLNTVIKNNTITAKVTKTRPSPVGIQLFGKLIATGSGRDFDHQVEGVRITNNNLKTPGTCIEMNDVTGIKVDSNKLSYTGASGRDFDLINVMDSSETLFSGNTAVDHADGSFSVSGGRVYLQDMKLSNKSDGCCGVRSGKNGSVFGWDLTVNSAGAASSTIYAEKGSGNMVISGGSYTSGGEDSPAAESDSVIAISGASLKGGKSEAVRVANPGMMYIYNCDLSTDITKSEDGLTAAAVLYGNSPFGAEDKLSRLYVEGGSIASHGDVIFTTNCKSEIILNGTKLSSDRGGYLLKCVSDPTRWGWGRKDCGGAECSLILKGQELYGQMLCDSLSKLDILLTDSSVYRGTPESVSAGALCGEKGNISVNVDKSSTWVIDRDCTVSELHSAGEVKDIYDLSAKIIDADGNILREGESTFSVTVTDIYSETPEMHDIGRSYSFEDFRMSRAEIDPAMLDDEEDTPEVYKRGDINGSGRVEIGDVLMIASFIKQKRLFPDPGTERRADVNNDGLINTKDLLLVAAAVKGLRKL; this is encoded by the coding sequence ATGATGAAAATATTCGTGAACAAAGCGCTTGTGCTGCTTACAGCGGCGGCTATTCTGCTTTCGGGGGCGGCGGCAGGAGTTTCTGTTCGTGCGTATGCTTACAACTATGATAAAATAACAGGTGCAAAGAACGTCACGGGGTTCAGAAGTGTCAAATACAAAAAGGTCATAACAATCAATGCGGTGGATAATTTCGGTGCTGACAAAACGGGCAGAAAAAATACTTCTTCTCAGCTGCAAAAGGCACTGGATCATGCGAGGGATAATGCAAGCGACACTGTTCAGGTGAAAGTTGTGATACCTGCAGGAAATTATCTGGTAAATAAGACGCTTTTCGTGTACTCAAATACTTACATAAGCATGAAAGGCGCTGTGCTGAAAAAAGCCGCATCGACAGGGGGCTGTCTGCTGAGAAATGCACAGCCGCGGAAGCTTGGCGGTTACAGGGATGCCCGCAATATCATCATCGAGGGCGGATGCTTTGACGGCAATGTGGGGGCGAATTATCAGAATTTCTGCAATGTGCGTTTTGGGCATATGAATAATCTTATGCTGAAAAATGTGTCGTTCAAAAGCAACCTGAATGCACATCATCTTGAACTTGGCGGAGTTAAGGACGTGACGATAACGGACTGCGATTTTTCGGACTACCGCGGCACGTATATAAAGGAAGCCATACAGTTCGATATAATGAACAACGCAAATGTATTCAGCGGATTTGAGCCCTTTGATGATGCCACCTGCGAAAATGTGGTGGTGCGCGGCAACACTTTCCGAAATGTAATGCGCGGCATAGGTTCACATTCGGCAACGCTGGGAAAATACTACAAGGATTTCATCATCGAGAACAATACATTCAATAATATAACCGACTGCGCTATACTTATGCAGAGCTACAAGAATATAACCGTCAGCGGAAATAACATGAACAATGTGGGCAGCGGTATAATTGTGAGGAATATGTCGCCTTCCGACAGTAACGCAGGGTACTACGACCCTGTTGACAGCGGCGATCCGAAACTCAACAACGATCTGAACACAGTGATAAAAAACAATACCATAACAGCAAAGGTCACAAAAACAAGACCTTCACCTGTGGGGATACAGCTTTTCGGAAAGCTTATTGCAACAGGCAGTGGCAGGGATTTTGACCATCAGGTTGAGGGCGTGCGAATTACAAACAACAACCTTAAAACACCGGGCACCTGCATCGAGATGAACGATGTTACGGGCATCAAGGTGGATTCAAACAAGCTTTCGTACACAGGTGCTTCGGGGAGAGATTTCGATCTTATAAACGTTATGGATTCTTCCGAAACGCTGTTTTCGGGTAATACAGCTGTTGACCATGCTGACGGCAGTTTTTCTGTCAGCGGCGGCAGAGTATATTTGCAGGATATGAAGCTTTCAAACAAGTCCGACGGCTGCTGCGGTGTAAGGTCGGGAAAGAACGGTTCGGTATTCGGCTGGGATCTTACAGTAAACTCGGCGGGGGCGGCTTCAAGCACTATATACGCTGAAAAAGGCAGCGGGAATATGGTCATAAGCGGAGGCAGCTACACTTCGGGGGGAGAGGATTCTCCTGCGGCAGAATCAGATTCGGTCATCGCCATAAGCGGAGCTTCGCTGAAAGGCGGGAAGTCTGAAGCTGTAAGGGTCGCAAATCCCGGCATGATGTATATTTACAACTGTGATCTTTCCACCGATATAACAAAGAGTGAGGACGGTCTGACGGCGGCGGCTGTGCTTTACGGAAACAGCCCATTCGGCGCTGAGGACAAGCTTTCAAGACTGTATGTAGAGGGTGGGAGCATAGCTTCTCACGGTGATGTGATATTCACCACAAACTGCAAAAGCGAGATAATACTCAACGGCACAAAGCTTTCAAGCGACCGCGGCGGATATCTGCTGAAATGCGTATCCGACCCTACCCGCTGGGGCTGGGGCCGAAAGGACTGCGGCGGTGCTGAGTGCAGTCTGATACTCAAGGGGCAGGAGCTTTACGGACAAATGCTCTGCGACAGCCTGAGCAAGCTGGATATACTGCTTACCGATAGTTCGGTATACAGGGGTACTCCCGAAAGTGTATCGGCAGGTGCTTTATGCGGTGAAAAAGGAAATATATCCGTGAACGTGGATAAGAGTTCAACATGGGTGATAGATCGGGACTGCACTGTGAGCGAGCTTCACTCGGCGGGTGAAGTAAAGGACATATACGATCTTAGTGCTAAGATAATCGACGCTGACGGAAATATACTCCGTGAGGGCGAAAGCACTTTCTCGGTGACGGTTACGGATATATACAGCGAAACTCCCGAAATGCACGATATCGGCAGGAGTTACAGCTTTGAAGATTTCCGTATGAGCCGCGCCGAGATCGACCCTGCAATGCTTGACGATGAAGAGGACACACCCGAGGTTTATAAGCGCGGCGATATAAACGGCAGCGGCCGTGTTGAGATAGGCGATGTTTTAATGATCGCAAGCTTTATAAAGCAGAAAAGACTTTTCCCCGACCCTGGTACCGAGCGCCGTGCGGATGTGAACAATGACGGGCTTATAAACACCAAGGATCTGCTGCTTGTTGCGGCGGCGGTAAAGGGTCTGCGGAAGCTGTGA
- a CDS encoding O-antigen ligase family protein, with the protein MKREDLLDFNFDWHDEAVFKNALKESGLSEKEKLRLRDERMRRLELEELKEASGGYDDYDYDDDDDEVIEDVTDEYTEKGSEEAPVKEKKKKADKKHEKENSVIVAIKGNYPIRKNFVAMMMCMFTAILPYVTYLHQQPLTRLTQKYFSSNTGAINDWFLFQKEFFVVVGAFVLIGIFIVEEFFVEKQWKDIPLRNKNMRLPIILVGIYALLLIISGICSKNHELVLMGVVKHYEGLLGVLGYLIIFLAAINYFCDTKSLEFFSWAMILTTFACTVFGLMEYMGYPLQEDDFFAHFIAPPEKYEFATTLKSQSENVHITFFNSNYLGGFCGLMFPLTLALGLGSKNILRKALGLLSAAGIAVCAMLSNSSGGLYSVAASAAILFIIYAVYWFRGTIERLPSLIGFVCAAVLLAGGFAYMMKNNDDFRSRVDTVVNNGSASKITVEEYRKKMAKKHYVLKEIRQEGHDLALEDFSGNIITVSRNGDDGLEFLDTEGNVLKTSTDKNDFSCFKDKRYKNCRFSWNASVEKLYIDLGYSKNLTFKYEDDKFKPFVHGLYTQDTINSYKGPECFKKDLSAFSGRFYIWGATISILDDCLLIGKGSGSFVTVFPQYDYASLLEVYETPGMVVNKPHNWYLGVAVDSGVVSLLVLLTLLGVFLVKGAKTVILHPIDDRFKHLRIGTYVSVIAFMLVGIVNDSYVCVSPVFWFIFGVGWYAVSRNKVIETD; encoded by the coding sequence ATGAAGCGGGAAGATCTGCTGGACTTTAATTTTGACTGGCACGATGAAGCGGTTTTTAAAAATGCGCTGAAAGAATCAGGCTTGTCAGAAAAGGAAAAACTTCGTCTGCGTGATGAACGTATGCGCAGGCTGGAACTTGAAGAACTGAAAGAAGCATCGGGCGGTTACGACGATTACGATTACGATGACGACGATGATGAAGTCATTGAAGATGTGACCGACGAGTATACTGAGAAAGGTTCCGAAGAAGCACCCGTCAAAGAAAAAAAGAAAAAAGCGGATAAGAAGCATGAAAAGGAAAATAGCGTTATAGTCGCGATAAAGGGCAATTATCCCATCAGGAAGAACTTTGTTGCAATGATGATGTGTATGTTTACGGCGATACTGCCCTACGTTACCTACCTGCATCAACAGCCCCTTACAAGGCTGACCCAGAAGTATTTTTCCTCCAATACGGGCGCTATAAACGACTGGTTCCTTTTTCAGAAAGAATTCTTTGTGGTGGTCGGGGCTTTCGTATTGATAGGGATATTCATCGTTGAGGAATTCTTCGTAGAAAAACAGTGGAAAGATATCCCGCTGAGAAATAAAAATATGCGGCTGCCGATAATACTTGTGGGTATTTATGCACTGCTGCTTATTATCTCGGGTATATGCTCCAAAAATCACGAACTTGTTCTGATGGGCGTAGTCAAGCATTATGAAGGTCTGCTGGGCGTGCTGGGATATCTGATAATATTCTTAGCGGCTATAAACTATTTCTGCGATACAAAGTCTCTTGAATTTTTCAGCTGGGCGATGATACTGACAACCTTTGCCTGCACGGTATTCGGCTTGATGGAGTACATGGGTTATCCCCTGCAGGAGGATGACTTCTTCGCGCACTTTATCGCGCCCCCCGAAAAGTATGAGTTTGCCACAACACTGAAATCTCAGAGCGAGAACGTGCATATAACCTTCTTCAACTCCAACTATCTCGGCGGTTTCTGCGGATTGATGTTCCCGCTGACACTGGCACTGGGTCTGGGAAGCAAGAATATCCTGAGAAAGGCCCTCGGTCTTCTATCAGCCGCAGGCATAGCGGTATGCGCCATGCTTTCAAACTCATCGGGCGGACTTTACTCCGTTGCGGCAAGTGCGGCTATACTCTTTATAATATATGCTGTCTACTGGTTCAGAGGTACAATAGAAAGGCTGCCCTCGCTGATAGGATTCGTCTGTGCGGCTGTGTTATTAGCTGGCGGATTTGCTTATATGATGAAGAACAACGATGATTTCCGCTCCCGCGTTGATACAGTTGTCAACAACGGTTCGGCAAGCAAGATCACTGTTGAAGAATACAGAAAAAAGATGGCAAAGAAACATTATGTCCTTAAAGAGATCAGACAGGAGGGTCATGACCTTGCGCTGGAAGACTTCAGCGGAAACATCATAACTGTGTCCCGAAATGGTGATGACGGTCTGGAATTCCTCGATACCGAGGGAAACGTTCTTAAAACAAGCACCGACAAGAATGATTTCAGCTGCTTCAAAGATAAAAGATACAAGAACTGCAGGTTCAGCTGGAACGCATCTGTGGAAAAGCTTTACATCGATCTGGGATACTCAAAGAACCTCACATTCAAATACGAGGACGATAAGTTCAAGCCCTTTGTACACGGTTTGTATACACAGGATACTATCAACAGCTACAAGGGTCCCGAGTGTTTCAAGAAAGATCTAAGCGCATTTTCAGGCAGATTCTACATCTGGGGCGCTACTATATCCATACTTGATGACTGCCTGCTTATCGGCAAGGGCAGCGGCAGCTTCGTGACGGTGTTCCCTCAGTACGACTATGCCAGCCTGCTGGAAGTATACGAGACTCCGGGCATGGTGGTAAACAAGCCCCATAACTGGTACCTTGGCGTAGCAGTGGATTCCGGCGTGGTATCACTGCTGGTACTGCTGACTCTTCTGGGCGTATTCCTTGTAAAGGGCGCGAAGACAGTTATACTCCACCCCATAGATGACAGGTTCAAGCATCTCAGGATAGGTACTTATGTATCGGTCATTGCATTCATGCTGGTGGGTATAGTAAATGACAGCTATGTCTGCGTGAGCCCTGTGTTCTGGTTCATATTCGGTGTGGGCTGGTACGCCGTATCGCGTAATAAGGTCATCGAAACAGATTGA
- a CDS encoding M23 family metallopeptidase, with the protein MGNFLTDSKLGKRLGTKGVCITLGASLIALAGAGAAAYNKAVEELNSTIVQDVPRAAEQADNKKSGVQKPAESQADKKDSSSDFKDDTSSMISDDIKTQPNVMPVNGDIINPFSEGELVKDSTLGVWRTHDGVDIKADVGTPVKAMNKGTVIEVREDPLWGNCIVIDHGSGVTGYYYSLSKAMNVVEGDRVNAGEVIGAVGDTAECEAAELSHLHFALKKNGSWIDPIEYIGIKYNK; encoded by the coding sequence ATGGGTAATTTTCTTACAGATTCAAAGCTTGGAAAAAGGCTCGGCACAAAAGGTGTATGCATAACCCTTGGGGCTAGTCTGATAGCTCTTGCGGGGGCAGGTGCTGCCGCTTACAACAAAGCAGTTGAGGAACTGAACAGCACTATCGTGCAGGATGTTCCGCGTGCGGCTGAACAGGCGGACAACAAGAAATCGGGTGTACAGAAGCCCGCAGAAAGTCAGGCGGATAAAAAAGACAGTTCTTCTGATTTTAAAGATGACACTTCCTCCATGATATCGGATGATATCAAAACTCAGCCTAATGTTATGCCTGTAAACGGTGATATTATCAACCCGTTCTCGGAGGGTGAGCTGGTAAAGGATAGCACTCTCGGCGTATGGCGTACACATGACGGTGTGGATATCAAGGCTGATGTGGGAACTCCCGTAAAAGCCATGAACAAGGGTACGGTGATCGAGGTAAGGGAAGACCCTCTGTGGGGCAACTGCATAGTCATCGACCACGGCAGCGGCGTGACGGGATACTATTACAGCCTTTCAAAGGCGATGAACGTAGTCGAGGGTGACCGCGTCAATGCGGGGGAGGTCATAGGTGCGGTGGGCGATACTGCCGAATGTGAAGCCGCTGAACTTTCGCACCTGCACTTTGCCCTGAAAAAGAACGGCAGCTGGATAGACCCCATTGAATATATCGGCATAAAGTATAATAAGTAG
- the secF gene encoding protein translocase subunit SecF produces MTNEKKNLDVVGHRKVFYCISCTLIALFIVLTFVLGLNVDIMFKGGTIMTYSYTGDINTDDVQDVVTEVLDQKSTVTKGENAATKQTTVKIQLSSTGGINEVKQNELQSALEEKFADNELALFESSDVNASNGMDFFLKCLVAVIFAAIVTIIYIGFRFKKIGGISAGVFSVVALLHDLCMVYGCFVICRFDINANFMAVLLTILGYSINATIIIYDRIRENQNLKGSKLELEELVNLSVTQTLGRSIHTTVTTVMAMSVVCVVCTLYGVSSIISFAFPLIIGMLAGVYSSNCIAPTLWVLWRRHAEKSPKNKSKGTAKKTGRR; encoded by the coding sequence ATGACTAATGAAAAGAAAAATCTCGACGTTGTAGGACACCGCAAGGTATTCTACTGCATCTCCTGCACACTTATCGCACTGTTCATCGTACTGACTTTTGTACTGGGACTTAACGTGGATATCATGTTCAAGGGCGGTACTATCATGACTTACAGCTACACAGGCGACATCAACACCGATGACGTTCAGGACGTTGTAACTGAAGTGCTGGATCAGAAATCTACCGTTACCAAGGGTGAAAACGCTGCTACAAAGCAGACTACCGTTAAGATACAGCTGTCCTCAACAGGCGGCATCAACGAAGTTAAGCAGAACGAACTCCAGAGTGCTCTGGAAGAAAAGTTCGCTGATAACGAACTGGCTCTCTTTGAGTCCAGTGACGTTAACGCTTCAAACGGTATGGACTTCTTCCTGAAGTGTCTGGTGGCTGTAATATTTGCAGCTATCGTTACAATCATCTACATCGGTTTCCGTTTCAAGAAGATCGGCGGTATCTCCGCAGGTGTATTCTCCGTTGTAGCACTGCTGCACGACCTTTGCATGGTTTACGGCTGCTTCGTTATATGCAGATTTGATATCAACGCGAACTTCATGGCAGTTCTGCTGACAATCCTCGGCTACTCCATCAACGCGACTATCATCATCTACGACCGTATCCGTGAGAACCAGAATCTCAAGGGCAGCAAGCTTGAACTTGAAGAACTGGTAAATCTCTCCGTTACCCAGACTCTGGGACGTTCGATACACACCACCGTTACAACTGTTATGGCAATGTCCGTTGTATGCGTTGTCTGCACTTTATACGGTGTAAGCTCCATAATCAGCTTCGCATTCCCGCTGATCATCGGTATGCTGGCAGGTGTGTACTCTTCTAACTGCATTGCACCTACACTGTGGGTACTGTGGAGAAGACACGCTGAAAAAAGCCCCAAGAACAAGTCAAAGGGTACTGCCAAGAAAACTGGCAGAAGATAA
- a CDS encoding NAD-dependent protein deacylase translates to MTLQEIISDSKSVVFFGGAGVSTESGIPDFRSVDGLYNQKYDYPPETILSHTFFMDKTEEFYKFYRDKMLCLTAKPNKAHLKLAEMEKAGKLTAIVTQNIDGLHQAAGSKNVYELHGSVLRNYCMKCHKPYPVEDILNGTGVPKCTCGGTIKPDVVLYEEGLDNATVEGAVESISSADCLIIAGTSLTVYPAAGMVRYFRGKHLVLINRDPTPMDDMCELVLHEKVGEVLDKIVI, encoded by the coding sequence ATGACATTGCAGGAGATCATCAGCGATTCCAAAAGCGTAGTATTTTTCGGCGGCGCAGGAGTATCCACCGAAAGCGGCATACCCGATTTCCGTTCTGTGGACGGACTTTATAACCAGAAGTATGACTACCCTCCCGAGACTATCCTCAGCCACACATTTTTTATGGATAAAACGGAGGAGTTCTACAAATTCTACCGCGACAAGATGCTCTGCCTTACCGCCAAGCCCAACAAGGCTCACCTGAAACTTGCCGAGATGGAAAAAGCAGGCAAACTGACAGCGATAGTCACCCAGAATATCGACGGACTTCATCAGGCGGCAGGCAGTAAAAACGTTTATGAGCTCCACGGTTCGGTACTGAGAAATTACTGCATGAAGTGCCATAAGCCCTATCCTGTCGAGGATATCCTCAATGGCACAGGTGTACCGAAATGCACCTGCGGCGGCACTATCAAACCCGATGTGGTACTCTACGAAGAAGGTCTTGACAATGCAACAGTCGAAGGCGCCGTTGAAAGCATCTCCAGCGCCGACTGCCTTATCATCGCAGGAACTTCCCTGACGGTATACCCCGCGGCAGGCATGGTGAGGTACTTCCGCGGCAAGCACCTTGTGCTGATAAATCGCGACCCCACCCCCATGGACGATATGTGCGAACTGGTACTCCATGAAAAAGTCGGAGAAGTCCTGGACAAAATAGTTATCTGA
- a CDS encoding DUF7674 family protein: MKETAMIRYTDLNEKFITDRFPELAELVSIETEGFDEFLPHVAFANVFNGLAVSFLKLESYRQSDTLKRIFDMYEELASQGDEDTRDLVQVTLLEYLWDESITYERAKELMGESTQELWAQIDYLKAP; encoded by the coding sequence ATGAAAGAGACCGCTATGATAAGATACACCGACCTGAACGAAAAATTCATAACCGACCGTTTTCCCGAACTTGCAGAACTTGTTTCAATAGAAACAGAGGGTTTTGATGAGTTTCTGCCCCATGTAGCGTTCGCAAATGTCTTCAACGGACTTGCAGTATCCTTCCTGAAACTTGAAAGCTACAGGCAGAGCGATACATTAAAGCGAATATTCGATATGTACGAAGAACTTGCTTCTCAAGGCGACGAAGATACCCGTGACCTTGTGCAGGTAACTCTGCTTGAATACCTCTGGGACGAAAGTATCACCTATGAACGTGCAAAGGAACTTATGGGGGAAAGCACACAAGAACTATGGGCGCAGATAGACTATCTGAAAGCCCCGTAA